The following coding sequences lie in one Primulina huaijiensis isolate GDHJ02 chromosome 2, ASM1229523v2, whole genome shotgun sequence genomic window:
- the LOC140971702 gene encoding uncharacterized protein isoform X3 yields MTKAFRLHNRDLGMVVSAIDEDLAVFLETRRDEKDRDDRVRALEFDEFDDSSGASPDWLTPNRLRSEKIHGRADDSFLKLETERVGCDWLPMELDTSSLPLVKESVLDSVATQTKSSNGGAIFLKSEPANSPVESASLSQKLIPLATALHTANRIPLSSGGRKATPRSATPTGKTSLPAKSKSFHPSTTTLKVTKPVAAQGRSVTPARLASISSKSSTRSATPTLEPSTQAMTSSASAKDEFSPGRKTDPAISQGTSTFLKTKPSKPSVMRTSSHDTPKSSKTLMPKKAVSASKGRPSVPNTISLNVNSRHKACSPSRERAPYGTHHKSESMMLTRNRSRHTTGLDEVNPVLMGSKMVERVVNMRKLAPPKQAEYSSQDFAQKSFCEGSGFGRSLSKKSLDMAIRHMDIRRIIPDNIISRPSATVDLTTLVGTESCSSMDSTVDATESTLATSRY; encoded by the exons atgacaAAGGCT TTTAGGCTACATAACAGAGATCTTGGGATGGTGGTGAGTGCAATAGATGAAGATCTGGCTGTTTTCTTGGAAACGAGGAGGGATGAAAAGGATAGAGATGATCGTGTTCGTGCACTGGAATTTGACGAGTTCGATGACTCTTCAG GCGCTTCACCAGATTGGCTGACTCCAAACAGATTACGGTCTGAGAAGATTCATGGCAGAGCTGATGATAGTTTCCTCAAACTGGAAACAGaaagagttggttgtgactg GCTTCCTATGGAACTAGATACCTCTTCACTCCCTTTGGTAAAGGAAAGCGTTCTAGATTCTGTGGCGACTCAGACCAAGAGCTCAAATGGTGGAGCCATTTTTCTGAAATCTGAG CCGGCCAACTCTCCTGTAGAATCTGCTTCACTGAGTCAGAAGTTGATTCCTCTAGCTACGGCTTTGCATACGGCAAATAGAATTCCTTTATCATCAGGTGGTCGAAAAGCAACTCCTAGAAGTGCAACACCAACTGGAAAAACATCCTTGCCCGCAAAGTCCAAGTCTTTTCATCCTTCAACTACTACCTTAAAAGTGACAAAACCTGTTGCAGCTCAAGGGAGATCAGTCACTCCTGCAAGACTTGCATCAATCAGTTCAAAGTCCTCAACAAGGTCTGCAACACCAACTCTGGAACCATCCACCCAAGCAATGACATCTAGTGCATCTGCTAAAGATGAATTTTCTCCAGGAAGAAAAACAGACCCAGCAATATCACAGGGAACATCTACATTTCTAAAGACTAAGCCATCGAAACCATCAGTGATGCGTACTTCATCTCATGATACTCCTAAAAGTTCAAAAACATTGATGCCCAAAAAGGCAGTTTCTGCCTCGAAGGGAAGGCCAAGTGTACCTAATACCATATCACTCAATGTAAATTCAAGACATAAGGCATGCTCACCTTCCAGAGAACGAGCGCCATATGGAACCCACCATAAAAGTGAGAGCATGATGCTAACAAGAAATCGAAGCAGGCATACAACTGGTTTGGATGAAGTGAATCCTGTATTGATGGGCTCAAAAATGGTTGAAAGGGTAGTGAACATGAGGAAACTAGCTCCTCCTAAGCAAGCTGAATATTCATCTCAAGATTTCGCCCAAAAAAGTTTCTGTGAAGGTTCGGGATTCGGAAGATCACTCTCAAAGAAGTCCCTAGACATGGCTATAAGGCATATG GATATTAGACGGATCATTCCCGACAATATAATCTCTCGCCCTTCAGCAACCGTTGATTTAACAACTCTAGTAGGCACCGAATCTTGTTCTTCTATGGACAGTACAGTTGATGCTACGGAATCAACTCTTGCAACAAGTAGATATTGA
- the LOC140971702 gene encoding uncharacterized protein isoform X5: MQSSVQFRLHNRDLGMVVSAIDEDLAVFLETRRDEKDRDDRVRALEFDEFDDSSDWLTPNRLRSEKIHGRADDSFLKLETERVGCDWLPMELDTSSLPLVKESVLDSVATQTKSSNGGAIFLKSEPANSPVESASLSQKLIPLATALHTANRIPLSSGGRKATPRSATPTGKTSLPAKSKSFHPSTTTLKVTKPVAAQGRSVTPARLASISSKSSTRSATPTLEPSTQAMTSSASAKDEFSPGRKTDPAISQGTSTFLKTKPSKPSVMRTSSHDTPKSSKTLMPKKAVSASKGRPSVPNTISLNVNSRHKACSPSRERAPYGTHHKSESMMLTRNRSRHTTGLDEVNPVLMGSKMVERVVNMRKLAPPKQAEYSSQDFAQKSFCEGSGFGRSLSKKSLDMAIRHMDIRRIIPDNIISRPSATVDLTTLVGTESCSSMDSTVDATESTLATSRY; encoded by the exons ATGCAGTCATCCGTTCAGTTTAGGCTACATAACAGAGATCTTGGGATGGTGGTGAGTGCAATAGATGAAGATCTGGCTGTTTTCTTGGAAACGAGGAGGGATGAAAAGGATAGAGATGATCGTGTTCGTGCACTGGAATTTGACGAGTTCGATGACTCTTCAG ATTGGCTGACTCCAAACAGATTACGGTCTGAGAAGATTCATGGCAGAGCTGATGATAGTTTCCTCAAACTGGAAACAGaaagagttggttgtgactg GCTTCCTATGGAACTAGATACCTCTTCACTCCCTTTGGTAAAGGAAAGCGTTCTAGATTCTGTGGCGACTCAGACCAAGAGCTCAAATGGTGGAGCCATTTTTCTGAAATCTGAG CCGGCCAACTCTCCTGTAGAATCTGCTTCACTGAGTCAGAAGTTGATTCCTCTAGCTACGGCTTTGCATACGGCAAATAGAATTCCTTTATCATCAGGTGGTCGAAAAGCAACTCCTAGAAGTGCAACACCAACTGGAAAAACATCCTTGCCCGCAAAGTCCAAGTCTTTTCATCCTTCAACTACTACCTTAAAAGTGACAAAACCTGTTGCAGCTCAAGGGAGATCAGTCACTCCTGCAAGACTTGCATCAATCAGTTCAAAGTCCTCAACAAGGTCTGCAACACCAACTCTGGAACCATCCACCCAAGCAATGACATCTAGTGCATCTGCTAAAGATGAATTTTCTCCAGGAAGAAAAACAGACCCAGCAATATCACAGGGAACATCTACATTTCTAAAGACTAAGCCATCGAAACCATCAGTGATGCGTACTTCATCTCATGATACTCCTAAAAGTTCAAAAACATTGATGCCCAAAAAGGCAGTTTCTGCCTCGAAGGGAAGGCCAAGTGTACCTAATACCATATCACTCAATGTAAATTCAAGACATAAGGCATGCTCACCTTCCAGAGAACGAGCGCCATATGGAACCCACCATAAAAGTGAGAGCATGATGCTAACAAGAAATCGAAGCAGGCATACAACTGGTTTGGATGAAGTGAATCCTGTATTGATGGGCTCAAAAATGGTTGAAAGGGTAGTGAACATGAGGAAACTAGCTCCTCCTAAGCAAGCTGAATATTCATCTCAAGATTTCGCCCAAAAAAGTTTCTGTGAAGGTTCGGGATTCGGAAGATCACTCTCAAAGAAGTCCCTAGACATGGCTATAAGGCATATG GATATTAGACGGATCATTCCCGACAATATAATCTCTCGCCCTTCAGCAACCGTTGATTTAACAACTCTAGTAGGCACCGAATCTTGTTCTTCTATGGACAGTACAGTTGATGCTACGGAATCAACTCTTGCAACAAGTAGATATTGA
- the LOC140971702 gene encoding uncharacterized protein isoform X1, which translates to MTKASSVQFRLHNRDLGMVVSAIDEDLAVFLETRRDEKDRDDRVRALEFDEFDDSSGASPDWLTPNRLRSEKIHGRADDSFLKLETERVGCDWLPMELDTSSLPLVKESVLDSVATQTKSSNGGAIFLKSEPANSPVESASLSQKLIPLATALHTANRIPLSSGGRKATPRSATPTGKTSLPAKSKSFHPSTTTLKVTKPVAAQGRSVTPARLASISSKSSTRSATPTLEPSTQAMTSSASAKDEFSPGRKTDPAISQGTSTFLKTKPSKPSVMRTSSHDTPKSSKTLMPKKAVSASKGRPSVPNTISLNVNSRHKACSPSRERAPYGTHHKSESMMLTRNRSRHTTGLDEVNPVLMGSKMVERVVNMRKLAPPKQAEYSSQDFAQKSFCEGSGFGRSLSKKSLDMAIRHMDIRRIIPDNIISRPSATVDLTTLVGTESCSSMDSTVDATESTLATSRY; encoded by the exons atgacaAAGGCT TCATCCGTTCAGTTTAGGCTACATAACAGAGATCTTGGGATGGTGGTGAGTGCAATAGATGAAGATCTGGCTGTTTTCTTGGAAACGAGGAGGGATGAAAAGGATAGAGATGATCGTGTTCGTGCACTGGAATTTGACGAGTTCGATGACTCTTCAG GCGCTTCACCAGATTGGCTGACTCCAAACAGATTACGGTCTGAGAAGATTCATGGCAGAGCTGATGATAGTTTCCTCAAACTGGAAACAGaaagagttggttgtgactg GCTTCCTATGGAACTAGATACCTCTTCACTCCCTTTGGTAAAGGAAAGCGTTCTAGATTCTGTGGCGACTCAGACCAAGAGCTCAAATGGTGGAGCCATTTTTCTGAAATCTGAG CCGGCCAACTCTCCTGTAGAATCTGCTTCACTGAGTCAGAAGTTGATTCCTCTAGCTACGGCTTTGCATACGGCAAATAGAATTCCTTTATCATCAGGTGGTCGAAAAGCAACTCCTAGAAGTGCAACACCAACTGGAAAAACATCCTTGCCCGCAAAGTCCAAGTCTTTTCATCCTTCAACTACTACCTTAAAAGTGACAAAACCTGTTGCAGCTCAAGGGAGATCAGTCACTCCTGCAAGACTTGCATCAATCAGTTCAAAGTCCTCAACAAGGTCTGCAACACCAACTCTGGAACCATCCACCCAAGCAATGACATCTAGTGCATCTGCTAAAGATGAATTTTCTCCAGGAAGAAAAACAGACCCAGCAATATCACAGGGAACATCTACATTTCTAAAGACTAAGCCATCGAAACCATCAGTGATGCGTACTTCATCTCATGATACTCCTAAAAGTTCAAAAACATTGATGCCCAAAAAGGCAGTTTCTGCCTCGAAGGGAAGGCCAAGTGTACCTAATACCATATCACTCAATGTAAATTCAAGACATAAGGCATGCTCACCTTCCAGAGAACGAGCGCCATATGGAACCCACCATAAAAGTGAGAGCATGATGCTAACAAGAAATCGAAGCAGGCATACAACTGGTTTGGATGAAGTGAATCCTGTATTGATGGGCTCAAAAATGGTTGAAAGGGTAGTGAACATGAGGAAACTAGCTCCTCCTAAGCAAGCTGAATATTCATCTCAAGATTTCGCCCAAAAAAGTTTCTGTGAAGGTTCGGGATTCGGAAGATCACTCTCAAAGAAGTCCCTAGACATGGCTATAAGGCATATG GATATTAGACGGATCATTCCCGACAATATAATCTCTCGCCCTTCAGCAACCGTTGATTTAACAACTCTAGTAGGCACCGAATCTTGTTCTTCTATGGACAGTACAGTTGATGCTACGGAATCAACTCTTGCAACAAGTAGATATTGA
- the LOC140971702 gene encoding uncharacterized protein isoform X6, producing MVVSAIDEDLAVFLETRRDEKDRDDRVRALEFDEFDDSSGASPDWLTPNRLRSEKIHGRADDSFLKLETERVGCDWLPMELDTSSLPLVKESVLDSVATQTKSSNGGAIFLKSEPANSPVESASLSQKLIPLATALHTANRIPLSSGGRKATPRSATPTGKTSLPAKSKSFHPSTTTLKVTKPVAAQGRSVTPARLASISSKSSTRSATPTLEPSTQAMTSSASAKDEFSPGRKTDPAISQGTSTFLKTKPSKPSVMRTSSHDTPKSSKTLMPKKAVSASKGRPSVPNTISLNVNSRHKACSPSRERAPYGTHHKSESMMLTRNRSRHTTGLDEVNPVLMGSKMVERVVNMRKLAPPKQAEYSSQDFAQKSFCEGSGFGRSLSKKSLDMAIRHMDIRRIIPDNIISRPSATVDLTTLVGTESCSSMDSTVDATESTLATSRY from the exons ATGGTGGTGAGTGCAATAGATGAAGATCTGGCTGTTTTCTTGGAAACGAGGAGGGATGAAAAGGATAGAGATGATCGTGTTCGTGCACTGGAATTTGACGAGTTCGATGACTCTTCAG GCGCTTCACCAGATTGGCTGACTCCAAACAGATTACGGTCTGAGAAGATTCATGGCAGAGCTGATGATAGTTTCCTCAAACTGGAAACAGaaagagttggttgtgactg GCTTCCTATGGAACTAGATACCTCTTCACTCCCTTTGGTAAAGGAAAGCGTTCTAGATTCTGTGGCGACTCAGACCAAGAGCTCAAATGGTGGAGCCATTTTTCTGAAATCTGAG CCGGCCAACTCTCCTGTAGAATCTGCTTCACTGAGTCAGAAGTTGATTCCTCTAGCTACGGCTTTGCATACGGCAAATAGAATTCCTTTATCATCAGGTGGTCGAAAAGCAACTCCTAGAAGTGCAACACCAACTGGAAAAACATCCTTGCCCGCAAAGTCCAAGTCTTTTCATCCTTCAACTACTACCTTAAAAGTGACAAAACCTGTTGCAGCTCAAGGGAGATCAGTCACTCCTGCAAGACTTGCATCAATCAGTTCAAAGTCCTCAACAAGGTCTGCAACACCAACTCTGGAACCATCCACCCAAGCAATGACATCTAGTGCATCTGCTAAAGATGAATTTTCTCCAGGAAGAAAAACAGACCCAGCAATATCACAGGGAACATCTACATTTCTAAAGACTAAGCCATCGAAACCATCAGTGATGCGTACTTCATCTCATGATACTCCTAAAAGTTCAAAAACATTGATGCCCAAAAAGGCAGTTTCTGCCTCGAAGGGAAGGCCAAGTGTACCTAATACCATATCACTCAATGTAAATTCAAGACATAAGGCATGCTCACCTTCCAGAGAACGAGCGCCATATGGAACCCACCATAAAAGTGAGAGCATGATGCTAACAAGAAATCGAAGCAGGCATACAACTGGTTTGGATGAAGTGAATCCTGTATTGATGGGCTCAAAAATGGTTGAAAGGGTAGTGAACATGAGGAAACTAGCTCCTCCTAAGCAAGCTGAATATTCATCTCAAGATTTCGCCCAAAAAAGTTTCTGTGAAGGTTCGGGATTCGGAAGATCACTCTCAAAGAAGTCCCTAGACATGGCTATAAGGCATATG GATATTAGACGGATCATTCCCGACAATATAATCTCTCGCCCTTCAGCAACCGTTGATTTAACAACTCTAGTAGGCACCGAATCTTGTTCTTCTATGGACAGTACAGTTGATGCTACGGAATCAACTCTTGCAACAAGTAGATATTGA
- the LOC140971702 gene encoding uncharacterized protein isoform X2, translating to MQSSVQFRLHNRDLGMVVSAIDEDLAVFLETRRDEKDRDDRVRALEFDEFDDSSGASPDWLTPNRLRSEKIHGRADDSFLKLETERVGCDWLPMELDTSSLPLVKESVLDSVATQTKSSNGGAIFLKSEPANSPVESASLSQKLIPLATALHTANRIPLSSGGRKATPRSATPTGKTSLPAKSKSFHPSTTTLKVTKPVAAQGRSVTPARLASISSKSSTRSATPTLEPSTQAMTSSASAKDEFSPGRKTDPAISQGTSTFLKTKPSKPSVMRTSSHDTPKSSKTLMPKKAVSASKGRPSVPNTISLNVNSRHKACSPSRERAPYGTHHKSESMMLTRNRSRHTTGLDEVNPVLMGSKMVERVVNMRKLAPPKQAEYSSQDFAQKSFCEGSGFGRSLSKKSLDMAIRHMDIRRIIPDNIISRPSATVDLTTLVGTESCSSMDSTVDATESTLATSRY from the exons ATGCAGTCATCCGTTCAGTTTAGGCTACATAACAGAGATCTTGGGATGGTGGTGAGTGCAATAGATGAAGATCTGGCTGTTTTCTTGGAAACGAGGAGGGATGAAAAGGATAGAGATGATCGTGTTCGTGCACTGGAATTTGACGAGTTCGATGACTCTTCAG GCGCTTCACCAGATTGGCTGACTCCAAACAGATTACGGTCTGAGAAGATTCATGGCAGAGCTGATGATAGTTTCCTCAAACTGGAAACAGaaagagttggttgtgactg GCTTCCTATGGAACTAGATACCTCTTCACTCCCTTTGGTAAAGGAAAGCGTTCTAGATTCTGTGGCGACTCAGACCAAGAGCTCAAATGGTGGAGCCATTTTTCTGAAATCTGAG CCGGCCAACTCTCCTGTAGAATCTGCTTCACTGAGTCAGAAGTTGATTCCTCTAGCTACGGCTTTGCATACGGCAAATAGAATTCCTTTATCATCAGGTGGTCGAAAAGCAACTCCTAGAAGTGCAACACCAACTGGAAAAACATCCTTGCCCGCAAAGTCCAAGTCTTTTCATCCTTCAACTACTACCTTAAAAGTGACAAAACCTGTTGCAGCTCAAGGGAGATCAGTCACTCCTGCAAGACTTGCATCAATCAGTTCAAAGTCCTCAACAAGGTCTGCAACACCAACTCTGGAACCATCCACCCAAGCAATGACATCTAGTGCATCTGCTAAAGATGAATTTTCTCCAGGAAGAAAAACAGACCCAGCAATATCACAGGGAACATCTACATTTCTAAAGACTAAGCCATCGAAACCATCAGTGATGCGTACTTCATCTCATGATACTCCTAAAAGTTCAAAAACATTGATGCCCAAAAAGGCAGTTTCTGCCTCGAAGGGAAGGCCAAGTGTACCTAATACCATATCACTCAATGTAAATTCAAGACATAAGGCATGCTCACCTTCCAGAGAACGAGCGCCATATGGAACCCACCATAAAAGTGAGAGCATGATGCTAACAAGAAATCGAAGCAGGCATACAACTGGTTTGGATGAAGTGAATCCTGTATTGATGGGCTCAAAAATGGTTGAAAGGGTAGTGAACATGAGGAAACTAGCTCCTCCTAAGCAAGCTGAATATTCATCTCAAGATTTCGCCCAAAAAAGTTTCTGTGAAGGTTCGGGATTCGGAAGATCACTCTCAAAGAAGTCCCTAGACATGGCTATAAGGCATATG GATATTAGACGGATCATTCCCGACAATATAATCTCTCGCCCTTCAGCAACCGTTGATTTAACAACTCTAGTAGGCACCGAATCTTGTTCTTCTATGGACAGTACAGTTGATGCTACGGAATCAACTCTTGCAACAAGTAGATATTGA
- the LOC140971702 gene encoding uncharacterized protein isoform X4, translated as MTKASSVQFRLHNRDLGMVVSAIDEDLAVFLETRRDEKDRDDRVRALEFDEFDDSSDWLTPNRLRSEKIHGRADDSFLKLETERVGCDWLPMELDTSSLPLVKESVLDSVATQTKSSNGGAIFLKSEPANSPVESASLSQKLIPLATALHTANRIPLSSGGRKATPRSATPTGKTSLPAKSKSFHPSTTTLKVTKPVAAQGRSVTPARLASISSKSSTRSATPTLEPSTQAMTSSASAKDEFSPGRKTDPAISQGTSTFLKTKPSKPSVMRTSSHDTPKSSKTLMPKKAVSASKGRPSVPNTISLNVNSRHKACSPSRERAPYGTHHKSESMMLTRNRSRHTTGLDEVNPVLMGSKMVERVVNMRKLAPPKQAEYSSQDFAQKSFCEGSGFGRSLSKKSLDMAIRHMDIRRIIPDNIISRPSATVDLTTLVGTESCSSMDSTVDATESTLATSRY; from the exons atgacaAAGGCT TCATCCGTTCAGTTTAGGCTACATAACAGAGATCTTGGGATGGTGGTGAGTGCAATAGATGAAGATCTGGCTGTTTTCTTGGAAACGAGGAGGGATGAAAAGGATAGAGATGATCGTGTTCGTGCACTGGAATTTGACGAGTTCGATGACTCTTCAG ATTGGCTGACTCCAAACAGATTACGGTCTGAGAAGATTCATGGCAGAGCTGATGATAGTTTCCTCAAACTGGAAACAGaaagagttggttgtgactg GCTTCCTATGGAACTAGATACCTCTTCACTCCCTTTGGTAAAGGAAAGCGTTCTAGATTCTGTGGCGACTCAGACCAAGAGCTCAAATGGTGGAGCCATTTTTCTGAAATCTGAG CCGGCCAACTCTCCTGTAGAATCTGCTTCACTGAGTCAGAAGTTGATTCCTCTAGCTACGGCTTTGCATACGGCAAATAGAATTCCTTTATCATCAGGTGGTCGAAAAGCAACTCCTAGAAGTGCAACACCAACTGGAAAAACATCCTTGCCCGCAAAGTCCAAGTCTTTTCATCCTTCAACTACTACCTTAAAAGTGACAAAACCTGTTGCAGCTCAAGGGAGATCAGTCACTCCTGCAAGACTTGCATCAATCAGTTCAAAGTCCTCAACAAGGTCTGCAACACCAACTCTGGAACCATCCACCCAAGCAATGACATCTAGTGCATCTGCTAAAGATGAATTTTCTCCAGGAAGAAAAACAGACCCAGCAATATCACAGGGAACATCTACATTTCTAAAGACTAAGCCATCGAAACCATCAGTGATGCGTACTTCATCTCATGATACTCCTAAAAGTTCAAAAACATTGATGCCCAAAAAGGCAGTTTCTGCCTCGAAGGGAAGGCCAAGTGTACCTAATACCATATCACTCAATGTAAATTCAAGACATAAGGCATGCTCACCTTCCAGAGAACGAGCGCCATATGGAACCCACCATAAAAGTGAGAGCATGATGCTAACAAGAAATCGAAGCAGGCATACAACTGGTTTGGATGAAGTGAATCCTGTATTGATGGGCTCAAAAATGGTTGAAAGGGTAGTGAACATGAGGAAACTAGCTCCTCCTAAGCAAGCTGAATATTCATCTCAAGATTTCGCCCAAAAAAGTTTCTGTGAAGGTTCGGGATTCGGAAGATCACTCTCAAAGAAGTCCCTAGACATGGCTATAAGGCATATG GATATTAGACGGATCATTCCCGACAATATAATCTCTCGCCCTTCAGCAACCGTTGATTTAACAACTCTAGTAGGCACCGAATCTTGTTCTTCTATGGACAGTACAGTTGATGCTACGGAATCAACTCTTGCAACAAGTAGATATTGA